GGGCGGTGGGGCGGCGCCGGCGGCGCCGGAGTCGGGGGGTGCGGCGACGTCGCCGCCCGCGGTGCCCGAGGTCTCGGCCGGCTCGATCGGCTCCCCGAAGCCGTCGGCGAAGAGCGCCGCGAGCTCGTCGAGCACCGCTCGCGCGTCGGCGCCCGCCGCGCTCAGCGTCAACCGCTCGCCCTGGCGCGCCCCGAGGGCGAGCAGCGCGGTGGGGCCGCTCACGCGCACCGGCTCCGCTCCCGCGCGGGCGATCCGGAGCTTCGCGTCGCGGCCCGCGAGCGCCGCGACGATGAGCGCCGCGGGGCGGGCGTGCACGCCGTCGCGATTGCGCACCTCGACCTCCACGGTCGCGTCGACCGACCCGGCGGCAGCGGCCTCGGCCGATCCCGCGCCCTCGCTCGGCGCCGCGCCCCCGTCCGCTCCCGGGCCCGCGTCGTCTTCGACGAGGTGCGCGCTCTTCGCCCCGAGCGCGCCCCGCGCCTCGGCCTCGACGGCGTCGAGCGATGCCCCGGCCGCGGCGGTCACCACCGCGGCGAGCAGCCCCTCCACGATCGGAGCGCTCGTGAGCCGCACGGGCGTCTCGCCCACGTCGGCGAACTCGAGCGCCATCTCGGCGCTGAGCACGGCCGAGCCCAGATCCATGAGCACCAGCACCCCGCCGCCGTCGGCCGCCGCCTCGCCGATCGCCTCGGCCACGCGCATCGCGTCGGTGCCCGTGCCGCCGTCGGCGGTGCCGGCCGCGAGCACCACCCGCGGCGGATCCGACGGCGTCATCTCGAGTGCGAGCGCGACCGCCGCCTCGGCGAGGGGAGCGCTGTGGGAGACGACCACGATGCCGACGCGTTCCGTCATGCTGCAAACCTCCGGTGGATGCGGGTAGTGGTCGAGAGGCGGGCTTCGCAGGTGGATTCGGGATCCGTGATGCCAAGCCCGCCTCTCGGCGGGGTGCGGTGGCGGCTCAGACGGGCTGAGGTGGGGTGCGGTGCTGGCTCAGGCGGCCGCGGCGAGGGCGTCGAAGAGCAGCGCCGTCGAGGCGCTGCCCGGATCGATGTGCCCGGCCGAACGCTCTCCGAGGTAGCTCGCACGGCCCTTGCGGGCGACGAGCGGCTCGGTCGCGTCGCGACCCTCTGCCGCAGCGGCGCTCGCCGCGGCGAGGGCGTCGGCGAGCGAGCCCGAGGCCGCCGCCGCGTCGTACGCGTCGAGCGCGGGCAGCATGGCGTCGATCATGGTCTTGTCGCCGGGCTCGGCCTTGCCGCGCTGCAGGATCCCCTCGTAGCCCGCCCGCAGCGCCGCGCCCAGCGCTGCGGCGTCGAGCTCGGGCACGGCCCCGGCGCTCGCGCCCATGCGCAGGAAGAAGGTGCCGTAGAGCGGCCCGCTCGCGCCGCCCACCGACGAGACGAGCGTCATGCCCGTCGTCTTCAGCAGGGCGTCGGCGGTGGCTGCGGGATCCTGCCCGATCTTGTCGACCACGGCCGCCATGCCGCGGGCCATGTTGGCCCCGTGGTCGGCGTCGCCGATGGCGGAGTCGAGCTCGGTGAGGTACTCGCGCTGCTCGGTGACGCGATCGGCGAAGCCCGTGAGCCAGCGGGTGAGGGTGTCGACGGTGATGGTGTTCGTCATGATGCCTTCCTGGGGTGACGGTGCGGGGCCGCGCGGCGGCCTGCGGCGGTGCGGGCTCGCGCGGTTACGCGAGCCAGCGCAGACCGGGAGTGCGCACGGGCGCGTCCCAGAGCCGCAGGATCTCGTCGTCGGCGGCGAGCAGCGTGACCGAGCAGCCGGCCATGTCGAGGGACGTGATGTAGTCGCCCA
The genomic region above belongs to Leucobacter muris and contains:
- the dhaL gene encoding dihydroxyacetone kinase subunit DhaL; this encodes MTNTITVDTLTRWLTGFADRVTEQREYLTELDSAIGDADHGANMARGMAAVVDKIGQDPAATADALLKTTGMTLVSSVGGASGPLYGTFFLRMGASAGAVPELDAAALGAALRAGYEGILQRGKAEPGDKTMIDAMLPALDAYDAAAASGSLADALAAASAAAAEGRDATEPLVARKGRASYLGERSAGHIDPGSASTALLFDALAAAA